A region of Vigna radiata var. radiata cultivar VC1973A chromosome 10, Vradiata_ver6, whole genome shotgun sequence DNA encodes the following proteins:
- the LOC106774739 gene encoding ABC transporter C family member 3, which produces MMLLVSTLGSLALRHFGTSLVTYLVKPVFLHGFSGFLHLLLLVVLLVSLVWRKVAVGTRESSTMNITFPKAPLCSLLVSAINFLLFLFDYFCWYKNGWSEEKLATLLDFLFKTVAWGVAGVCLHMELFISRERRLPFFFRAWCVLYLVVSGYFFIVNFALYKEKHSALPLQSLVSDAFSVCVCLFFFYLELFVKSEGGVGDSTLQESLLDTDSRDDVFETKETKGSDTVTPYSNAGIFSLLTFSWIGPLITVGRKKPLDLEDVPQLDKRDSLIGAFPTFSDRLEAQCGAITSVDTLMLVKSLVFSSWKEIIYTAILALLNTLASFVGPYLIDGFVQFLNGQRKFEHEGLILVTAFFVAKLLECLTRRHWLFRLQQVGIRMRALLVTMIYNKILNLSCQSKHGHTTGEIINFMTVDAEKVGEFSWHLHDLWLVVLQVIVALLILYRNLGLASISGLVAILIVMWANIPLGSIQEKFHNKLMESKDARMKTTSEILRNMRILKLQGWEMKFLSNITQLRKIEQDWLKKVIYSLVMIIFVFWCAPAFVSVVTFGTCILVGIPLESGKILSTLATFQILQEPIYNLPETISMMAQTKVSLDRIASFLRLDEILFDVVEKLPQGSSNVAVEVVDGNFSWDSFSPGITLQNINFRVFHGMKVAVCGSVGSGKSTFLSCILGEVPKKSGILKVCGTKAYVAQSPWIQSSTIEDNILFGKDMERQRYEKVLEACCLKKDLDVLPFGDQTIIGERGINLSGGQKQRIQIARALYHDADIYLLDDVFSAVDAHTGSHLFQECLLNYLSSKTVVYVTHQVEFLPAADLILVMKDGKIIQSGKYDYLLKSGTDFMELVGAHKEALSALDSIDGGKASAITSTSKEDVSFVVSQGIEEKEVRKNEKNGGKDNKHDPKGQLIQEEEREKGKVGFAVYWKYITTTYGGALVPLILCAEILFQLLQIGSNYWMAWATPITSDAEPTVGGSALIFVYVALAIGSSICVLARATLVATTGYKTATSLFNNMHLSIFRAPMSFFDATPSGRILNRASTDQRAVDIDIPFQTGSFAASIVHLLGIVAVMSQVAWQVFIVFIPITAINIWYQQYYLPAARELSRLVGVCNAPVIQHFAETISGASTIRSFDQVPRFQQTNMKLMDGYSRPKFNNAATMEWLCFRLDILSSITFAFCLIFLISIPHGFIDSGIAGLAVTYGLNLNIIQSWMIWELCSLENKIISVERILQFSSIPSEPPLVVEENRPHDSWPSCGRIDIHNLQVRYAPHMPFVLHGFTCTFHGGLKTGIVGRTGSGKSTLIQTLFRIVEPTVGRIMIDGINISSIGLHDLRSRLSIIPQDPTMFEGTVRSNMDPLEEYTDEQIWEALDKCQLGDEVRRKEGKLDYAVCEDGENWSMGQRQLVCLGRVLLKKSKVLVLDEATASVDTATDNLIQQTLRQYFSDFTVITIAHRITSVIDSDMILLLNQGLIEEYDSPARLLEDKFSSFAQLVAEYTTRSNSSFDQLK; this is translated from the exons ATGATGTTGTTGGTCTCAACACTCGGTTCTCTTGCTCTTAGACATTTTGGCACTAGTCTTGTGACATATTTAGTGAAGCCGGTTTTCTTGCATGGCTTCTCTGGTTTCCTTCATCTACTGTTATTGGTGGTGCTTTTAGTGTCACTGGTGTGGAGGAAAGTCGCAGTTGGAACCAGAGAAAGTTCCACAATGAACATTACGTTTCCAAAGGCTCCACTTTGTTCCCTTCTTGTTTCGGCTATCaattttctactctttttgttTGATTACTTTTGTTGGtataaaaatggttggtcagAAGAAAAGCTTGCGACCCTTTTGGATTTTCTGTTCAAAACAGTTGCTTGGGGTGTTGCTGGTGTTTGTTTGCACATGGAACTCTTCATTTCAAGGGAAAGAAGATTACCATTCTTCTTCAGAGCTTGGTGCGTCCTTTACCTCGTTGTTTCCGGGTATTTCTTTATAGTGAACTTTGCTCTCTATAAAGAAAAGCATTCTGCTTTGCCCCTTCAGAGCTTAGTTTCTGATGCGTTctctgtttgtgtgtgtttgttctTCTTTTACTTGGAGTTGTTTGTAAAAAGTGAGGGTGGTGTAGGAGATAGTACTTTACAAGAATCTCTTTTGGATACTGACTCAAGAGATGATGTGTTTGAGACAAAAGAGACCAAGGGGAGTGACACTGTTACACCTTACTCTAATGCTGGAATATTTAGCCTTCTTACCTTCTCTTGGATTGGTCCTCTAATTACTGTTGGAAGGAAGAAGCCTTTGGACCTTGAGGATGTCCCCCAACTTGACAAAAGAGACAGTTTAATTGGAGCTTTTCCAACTTTTAGCGATAGGCTTGAGGCACAATGTGGAGCTATTACCTCAGTGGACACACTTATGTTAGTGAAGTCATTGGTATTCTCAAGCTGGAAAGAAATCATTTACACAGCCATCCTTGCATTGCTAAACACATTGGCTTCTTTTGTTGGTCCCTATCTTATTGATGGTTTTGTTCAATTCCTTAACGGACAACGGAAATTTGAGCATGAGGGCCTTATATTGGTGACTGCATTTTTTGTGGCAAAGCTTTTGGAGTGCCTCACAAGGAGGCACTGGTTATTTAGGTTGCAACAGGTTGGAATACGAATGCGAGCACTGCTTGTGAcaatgatatataataaaattttgaatctttCATGTCAATCCAAGCACGGCCACACTACTGGGGAAATAATCAACTTCATGACCGTTGATGCAGAAAAAGTTGGTGAGTTCAGTTGGCATCTACATGATCTGTGGTTAGTAGTTCTACAGGTTATAGTAGCCTTGTTGATTTTGTATAGAAATCTTGGGCTTGCTTCAATTTCTGGCCTTGTTGCAATTCTCATAGTAATGTGGGCAAACATTCCCTTGGGTTCAATCCAAGAGAAGTTTCATAACAAGTTGATGGAGTCAAAAGATGCACGAATGAAAACAACTTCTGAGATTTTGAGAAACATGCGGATTCTCAAACTACAAGGATGGGAAATGAAGTTTTTGTCAAACATAACCCAACTCAGAAAGATTGAGCAGGACtggttaaaaaaagttatatactCGTTAGTCATGATCATATTTGTGTTTTGGTGTGCCCCAGCATTTGTGTCAGTGGTTACTTTTGGTACTTGTATACTTGTAGGAATCCCCCTTGAGTCAGGGAAGATACTGTCTACACTTGCCACATTCCAGATTCTCCAAGAACCCATTTATAATCTTCCAGAGACAATATCAATGATGGCACAGACTAAGGTTTCTCTTGACAGGATTGCATCTTTCCTTCGTCTGGATGAGATTCTATTTGATGTTGTGGAGAAGCTTCCACAAGGTAGTTCTAATGTAGCTGTTGAAGTAGTTGATGGGAATTTCTCTTGGGACTCATTTTCCCCTGGTATAACATTGCAAAACATAAATTTCAGAGTTTTTCATGGCATGAAGGTTGCAGTTTGTGGTAGTGTTGGATCAGGCAAGTctacttttctttcttgtatATTAGGAGAAGTACCCAAGAAATCAGGGATTTTGAAGGTGTGTGGAACAAAGGCCTATGTAGCTCAGTCACCGTGGATACAAAGTAGCACGATAGAGGATAATATATTGTTTGGTAAGGACATGGAAAGGCAAAGGTATGAGAAGGTTCTTGAAGCTTGTTGCCTAAAGAAGGATCTAGATGTTTTGCCATTTGGAGATCAGACTATAATAGGGGAGAGGGGGATAAATTTGAGTGGTGGACAGAAACAGAGAATACAAATTGCTCGTGCTCTGTATCATGATGCTGATATATATCTATTGGATGATGTGTTTAGTGCTGTGGATGCTCACACAGGATCTCATCTTTTTCAG GAATGCTTACTCAACTATTTAAGTTCAAAGACAGTGGTTTATGTCACTCATCAAGTAGAGTTCTTACCTGCCGCTGACCTTATTTTG GTCATGAAAGATGGAAAGATTATTCAAAGTGGAAAATACGATTATCTGCTCAAGTCAGGCACTGATTTTATGGAACTTGTTGGTGCTCATAAAGAAGCTTTGTCTGCACTTGATTCAATAGATGGAGGGAAAGCGTCTGCTATAACAAGTACATCAAAAGAGGATGTAAGTTTCGTTGTTTCTCAAGGTattgaagaaaaggaagtaaggaaaaatgagaaaaatggtGGAAAAGATAACAAACATGACCCAAAAGGCCAACTTatccaagaagaagaaagagagaaaggtaAAGTAGGGTTTGCAGTTTATTGGAAATATATAACAACAACATATGGAGGAGCACTTGTACCACTCATATTGTGTGCTGAAATTTTGTTTCAACTTCTTCAAATTGGAAGCAACTATTGGATGGCTTGGGCAACTCCTATCACATCTGATGCTGAGCCAACTGTTGGAGGAAGTGCCCTTATATTTGTATATGTAGCTTTGGCCATAGGAAGTTCTATCTGTGTCCTTGCTAGAGCAACACTTGTTGCCACAACTGGTTATAAGACAGCTACTTCACTCTTCAACAACATGCATCTCAGCATTTTCCGTGCTCCAATGTCATTTTTCGATGCCACTCCAAGTGGGAGAATCCTTAATAGG GCTTCTACTGATCAAAGGGCAGTGGATATAGACATTCCTTTTCAAACTGGATCGTTTGCTGCCTCTATAGTCCATCTTCTCGGAATTGTAGCAGTAATGTCTCAAGTTGCATGGCAGGTTTTCATTGTCTTTATTCCCATCACAGCAATCAACATTTGGTATCAG CAATATTATCTACCAGCAGCCCGGGAACTATCACGTTTAGTTGGGGTATGCAACGCTCCTGTCATTCAGCACTTTGCTGAAACAATATCAGGTGCATCAACCATCAGGAGCTTTGATCAGGTGCCAAGATTTCAGCAAACAAATATGAAACTGATGGATGGATATTCTCGCCCCAAGTTCAACAATGCTGCTACTATGGAATGGTTGTGCTTCCGATTAGATATCTTGTCTTCCATCACATTTGCcttttgcttgatattcttgaTATCTATTCCACATGGGTTCATAGATTCAG GTATTGCTGGTTTAGCTGTAACCTATGGCCTTAATCTGAACATTATACAATCATGGATGATATGGGAACTTTGCAGCTTGGAGAACAAAATTATATCAGTGGAAAGaattcttcagttttcttcaaTTCCTAGTGAGCCTCCTCTTGTTGTAGAGGAAAACCGGCCACATGATTCTTGGCCATCATGTGGCAGGATTGATATTCACAACCTGCAG GTACGTTACGCTCCACATATGCCATTTGTGTTGCATGGCTTTACATGCACATTCCATGGAGGACTTAAAACTGGAATTGTTGGGAGAACAGGAAGTGGCAAATCAACTCTCATACAAACACTATTCCGAATTGTTGAGCCTACTGTTGGGAGAATTATGATTGATGGCATCAACATCTCATCCATTGGACTTCATGATTTGAGGTCTAGACTGAGCATTATCCCTCAGGATCCAACCATGTTTGAAGGTACTGTGAGAAGTAATATGGACCCACTTGAAGAGTACACAGATGAACAAATTTGGGAG GCCCTTGATAAGTGCCAACTTGGAGATGAAGTCAGAAGGAAAGAAGGAAAACTAGACTATGCAG TTTGTGAGGATGGAGAAAATTGGAGTATGGGTCAGAGGCAATTGGTATGTCTTGGTAGAGTACTGCTTAAGAAGAGTAAGGTCTTGGTGCTAGATGAAGCTACTGCATCAGTTGACACAGCTACAGATAATTTGATTCAGCAAACTCTTAGGCAATACTTTTCTGATTTCACAGTCATTACAATTGCCCATAGAATAACTTCTGTCATTGATAGTGATATGATTCTACTACTTAATCAAG GACTAATTGAGGAGTATGATTCTCCAGCAAGGTTGCTAGAGGACAAGTTTTCATCTTTTGCTCAACTTGTAGCAGAGTACACCACAAGGTCCAATTCCAGTTTTGACCAACTAAAATAA